One genomic window of Burkholderia diffusa includes the following:
- a CDS encoding PRC-barrel domain-containing protein, giving the protein MSGGLPFPASRMSFPSPTVLLALSAAALLSGCGLLPTQNPPAPISEALVEPVEETAGEPLTMPPVPPLVQPEEPEAPKKPHREVAKPKPVQRPESPTPPPPPPPPLVATRPLDRTQIHALLDSEVARRNGKVIGRAVDMVTDASGKPREMVVNLQGFMGVGDRKVVFPWNVFRFTPGGKQEPIVLDVPSGDLPPAARPKAVPLSGSPAASPTTRLTLLDSDVERPNGTKIGRVVDVLIDRGAQPQAVVLDLGGLVNTDRRSIAASWGALHFVTRDKALRPQLDLNDAQIKASPPYAADKPIVVVSPPATAAAPASPASAAR; this is encoded by the coding sequence ATGAGCGGCGGACTTCCGTTTCCCGCATCCCGCATGTCGTTCCCGTCCCCGACGGTCTTGCTGGCTCTCTCGGCCGCCGCGCTGCTGTCCGGCTGCGGGCTGCTGCCAACGCAGAATCCGCCCGCGCCGATCAGCGAGGCGCTCGTCGAACCCGTCGAGGAAACCGCCGGCGAACCGCTGACGATGCCGCCCGTGCCGCCGCTCGTCCAGCCGGAGGAACCGGAAGCGCCGAAGAAGCCGCACCGTGAAGTGGCGAAGCCGAAGCCGGTGCAGCGCCCCGAATCGCCGACACCGCCTCCGCCGCCCCCGCCGCCGCTCGTCGCGACACGCCCGCTCGACCGCACCCAGATCCATGCGCTGCTCGACAGCGAGGTCGCGCGCCGCAACGGCAAGGTGATCGGCCGCGCGGTCGACATGGTGACCGACGCGAGCGGCAAACCGCGCGAGATGGTCGTCAACCTGCAGGGGTTCATGGGGGTCGGCGACCGCAAGGTCGTCTTCCCGTGGAACGTGTTCCGCTTCACGCCGGGCGGCAAACAGGAGCCGATCGTGCTCGACGTGCCGTCGGGCGACCTGCCGCCGGCCGCTCGGCCCAAGGCGGTACCGCTGTCGGGCTCGCCTGCGGCGTCACCCACGACGCGCCTGACGCTGCTCGACAGCGACGTCGAACGCCCGAACGGCACGAAGATCGGCCGGGTCGTCGACGTGCTGATCGACCGCGGCGCGCAACCGCAGGCCGTCGTGCTCGACCTCGGCGGGCTCGTCAATACCGACCGCCGCTCGATCGCCGCGAGCTGGGGCGCGCTGCACTTCGTCACGCGCGACAAGGCGCTGCGTCCGCAACTCGACCTGAACGACGCGCAGATCAAGGCGTCGCCGCCCTACGCGGCGGACAAGCCGATCGTCGTGGTTTCGCCGCCGGCTACCGCCGCCGCGCCGGCTTCGCCTGCGAGTGCCGCCCGATGA
- a CDS encoding MFS transporter, whose amino-acid sequence MTIKHSVSVRSLRALDWLNFFVANVQTGFGPFIASYLASHKWTQGEIGMVLSIGTISAMVSQVPGGAAVDALKNKKGAAAWAIAAIILSAVLLASSPTIVPVIAAEVFHGFASCMLVPAMAAISFSLVGRADLGDRLGRNARWASIGSAIAAGLMGLTGEYFSARAVFWLTAVLALPALFALAMIQPTHEVIPHASKPDDRDEGEERETLLELLRDRRMLTFAACVVLFHLSNAAMLNLAAGEVTAGMGENVQLVIAACIIVPQAIVAMLSPWVGRSAQRWGRRPILLLGFSALPVRALLFAGVSSPYLLVPVQMLDGISAAVFGVMLPLIAADVAGGKGRYNLCIGLFGLAAGIGATLSTAVAGFVADHFGNAVSFFGLAAAGALAVLLVWLAMPETRVENGDATAGEPAAASPEQAH is encoded by the coding sequence ATGACGATCAAGCATTCCGTCAGCGTTCGCAGTCTTCGAGCCCTCGACTGGCTCAACTTTTTCGTTGCAAACGTTCAAACCGGGTTCGGTCCGTTCATCGCGTCCTACCTCGCATCGCACAAGTGGACGCAGGGCGAGATCGGTATGGTGCTGTCGATCGGCACGATCAGCGCGATGGTCAGCCAGGTGCCGGGCGGCGCCGCCGTCGACGCGCTGAAGAACAAGAAAGGCGCGGCCGCATGGGCAATCGCGGCCATCATCCTGTCCGCGGTGCTGCTCGCGTCGAGCCCGACGATCGTGCCGGTGATCGCGGCCGAAGTGTTCCACGGCTTCGCGAGTTGCATGCTCGTGCCCGCGATGGCCGCGATCTCGTTCTCGCTGGTCGGCCGCGCCGATCTCGGCGACCGGCTTGGCCGCAACGCGCGCTGGGCATCGATCGGCAGCGCGATCGCGGCAGGCCTGATGGGGCTCACCGGCGAGTATTTCTCCGCGCGCGCGGTGTTCTGGCTGACTGCGGTGCTGGCGTTGCCCGCGCTGTTCGCGCTCGCGATGATCCAGCCGACACACGAAGTGATTCCGCACGCGTCGAAACCCGACGACCGCGACGAAGGCGAGGAACGCGAGACGCTGCTCGAGTTGCTGCGCGACCGGCGGATGCTGACCTTCGCGGCATGCGTCGTGCTGTTCCACCTGTCGAACGCGGCGATGCTCAACCTCGCGGCCGGCGAAGTGACGGCCGGCATGGGCGAGAACGTGCAGCTCGTGATCGCCGCGTGCATCATCGTGCCGCAGGCGATCGTCGCGATGCTGTCGCCGTGGGTCGGCCGCTCGGCGCAACGCTGGGGACGCCGGCCGATCCTGCTGCTCGGCTTCTCGGCACTGCCGGTGCGTGCGCTGCTGTTCGCCGGCGTGAGCAGCCCTTACCTGCTGGTGCCGGTGCAGATGCTCGACGGCATCAGCGCGGCCGTGTTCGGCGTGATGCTGCCGCTGATCGCGGCCGACGTCGCGGGCGGCAAGGGACGCTACAACCTGTGCATCGGGCTGTTCGGGCTCGCGGCCGGAATCGGCGCGACGCTCAGCACGGCCGTGGCCGGCTTTGTCGCCGATCATTTCGGCAACGCGGTCAGCTTCTTCGGGCTCGCCGCCGCCGGCGCGCTCGCGGTGCTGCTGGTCTGGCTCGCGATGCCGGAAACGCGCGTCGAGAACGGCGATGCGACCGCCGGCGAGCCGGCCGCGGCATCGCCGGAACAGGCCCACTGA
- a CDS encoding FUSC family protein: MDTIRTLNEARQQIQQSIFDLFKGLTFGERLTQGALMALQAVCGACLAYAIGRALHTEQAVWAAVTAIAVTQHNYSDTMSLSRDQFIGAMIGGLVGFAGAALGGDRLVAYAIAVAVTIVSCWCLNVGSAARLGGVTATIVLLFPGNGPLWDIPLMRLGEVALGTVCALAVCWVMSRIERRWLRRAADENKDK; encoded by the coding sequence ATGGATACGATCAGGACACTCAACGAAGCGCGCCAGCAGATCCAGCAGTCGATCTTCGATCTGTTCAAGGGGCTGACCTTCGGCGAGCGGCTCACGCAAGGCGCGCTGATGGCGTTGCAAGCCGTCTGCGGCGCGTGCCTCGCGTACGCGATCGGCCGCGCACTGCACACCGAGCAGGCCGTATGGGCGGCGGTCACCGCGATCGCCGTCACGCAGCACAACTACTCGGACACGATGTCGCTGTCGCGCGACCAGTTCATCGGCGCGATGATCGGCGGCCTGGTCGGCTTCGCGGGTGCCGCGCTCGGCGGCGACCGCCTCGTCGCCTATGCGATCGCGGTGGCGGTCACCATCGTCAGCTGCTGGTGCCTGAACGTCGGCAGCGCGGCGCGGCTTGGCGGCGTGACCGCGACGATCGTGCTGCTGTTTCCGGGCAACGGCCCGCTATGGGACATTCCGCTGATGCGGCTCGGGGAAGTGGCGCTGGGTACGGTCTGCGCGCTGGCCGTGTGCTGGGTGATGTCGCGCATCGAGCGGCGCTGGCTCCGCCGGGCGGCGGACGAGAACAAGGACAAGTGA
- a CDS encoding RcnB family protein yields MKKVHGMMLAALVAAGFAAPVAMAQDHGNYDRHGDQGGPGMRHGHGPKHMPPGQAMHREDDVPPRWADQPRREWHKGDRLPDEFRDRQYVVDDWRGYRLSPPPRGYHWVGVGGDYLLVQIGSGIVLRVGP; encoded by the coding sequence ATGAAGAAAGTGCACGGGATGATGCTGGCCGCGCTGGTCGCGGCGGGTTTCGCAGCGCCGGTCGCGATGGCGCAGGATCACGGCAACTACGACAGGCACGGAGACCAGGGCGGTCCAGGCATGCGGCACGGTCACGGCCCGAAGCACATGCCGCCGGGCCAGGCGATGCATCGCGAAGACGACGTGCCGCCGCGCTGGGCCGACCAGCCGCGCCGCGAGTGGCACAAGGGCGACCGTCTCCCGGACGAATTCCGCGATCGCCAGTACGTGGTCGACGACTGGCGCGGCTACCGCCTGAGCCCGCCGCCGCGCGGCTATCACTGGGTGGGCGTCGGCGGCGACTACCTGCTCGTGCAGATCGGCTCGGGCATCGTGCTGCGCGTCGGCCCGTAA
- the msbA gene encoding lipid A export permease/ATP-binding protein MsbA — protein MDGTGTSPVTVLKRLWPYIRPLVGIVLLAVMTMGVVAATEAGIPALLKPLLDHGFGSHGSDRAKWYVPIAVIGLALVRGVSQYASNYLLNYVSNRILLQLRLEMFQRMIHTGASFFQRETASTVINAIVFEVNQILSVLTGVMVTLVRDSLTVVFLLGYLFYLNWRLTLIVAVILPGIGWLVSKINRRLRRLNREHQTLTNELSYIVEETVGGYKVVKVHNGEAYEMDRFTTMSKRLRGYAMRMTISGGLAQPLTQFLASIALAVVITIAVVQSTNDQTTVGGFVAFVTSMLLVISPLKHLIDVNQPLQRGMTAAELIFGLIDEPAEPQGGGRALPHARGEIEFRDVSFDYGASERPTLDRISFKVAPGEMIALAGPSGSGKTTLVNLLPRFFDPTGGAILVDGVPVADYDIHALRGQMAMVSQDVVLFNDTIAANVAYGQTPDRARVQAALEAANLADAVAAMPDGLDTLVGGNGMRLSGGQRQRLAIARAIYKDAPILILDEATSALDSESERHVQAALERLMEGRTTLVIAHRLSTIERADRILVLEAGKIVETGSHDELLRHGGLYAHLHRIQYQQQAA, from the coding sequence ATGGACGGCACCGGTACGTCGCCGGTCACGGTCCTCAAGCGCCTGTGGCCGTACATCCGGCCGCTCGTCGGTATCGTGCTGCTCGCCGTGATGACGATGGGCGTCGTCGCGGCCACGGAAGCCGGGATCCCGGCGCTGCTCAAGCCGCTGCTCGACCACGGCTTCGGCTCGCACGGCAGCGACCGCGCGAAATGGTACGTGCCGATCGCGGTGATCGGCCTCGCGCTCGTGCGCGGCGTGTCGCAGTACGCGTCCAACTATCTGCTCAACTACGTGTCGAACCGCATCCTGCTGCAACTGCGGCTCGAGATGTTCCAGCGGATGATTCACACGGGCGCATCGTTCTTCCAGCGAGAAACCGCGAGCACCGTGATCAACGCGATCGTGTTCGAGGTCAACCAGATCCTGTCGGTGCTGACCGGCGTGATGGTCACGCTCGTGCGCGACTCGCTGACCGTGGTGTTCCTGCTCGGCTACCTGTTCTACCTGAACTGGCGGCTCACGCTGATCGTCGCGGTGATCCTGCCGGGCATCGGCTGGCTCGTCAGCAAGATCAACCGCCGCCTGCGCCGCCTGAACCGCGAGCACCAGACGCTGACCAACGAGCTGTCGTACATCGTCGAGGAGACGGTGGGCGGCTACAAGGTCGTGAAGGTGCACAACGGCGAAGCGTACGAGATGGATCGCTTCACGACGATGAGCAAGCGCCTGCGCGGCTACGCGATGCGCATGACGATCTCGGGCGGGCTCGCTCAGCCGCTGACGCAGTTCCTCGCGTCGATCGCACTCGCCGTCGTGATCACGATCGCGGTCGTGCAGTCGACCAACGATCAGACGACGGTCGGCGGCTTCGTCGCGTTCGTCACGTCGATGCTGCTCGTCATTTCGCCGCTCAAGCACCTGATCGACGTCAACCAGCCGCTGCAGCGCGGGATGACGGCCGCCGAGCTGATCTTCGGGCTCATCGACGAGCCGGCCGAGCCGCAGGGCGGTGGCCGTGCGCTGCCGCATGCCCGCGGCGAGATCGAATTCCGCGACGTGTCGTTCGACTACGGCGCCTCCGAGCGGCCGACGCTCGATCGCATTTCGTTCAAGGTCGCGCCGGGCGAGATGATCGCGCTCGCGGGGCCGTCGGGCAGCGGCAAGACGACGCTCGTCAACCTCCTGCCGCGCTTCTTCGATCCGACGGGCGGCGCGATCCTGGTCGACGGCGTACCGGTGGCCGACTACGACATCCACGCGCTGCGCGGCCAGATGGCGATGGTCAGCCAGGACGTCGTGCTGTTCAACGACACGATCGCCGCGAACGTCGCATACGGGCAGACGCCGGATCGCGCGCGCGTGCAGGCGGCGCTCGAGGCCGCGAACCTCGCCGACGCGGTTGCCGCGATGCCTGACGGGCTCGACACGCTGGTCGGCGGCAACGGGATGCGTCTGTCGGGCGGCCAGCGGCAGCGGCTCGCGATCGCGCGCGCGATCTACAAGGACGCGCCGATCCTGATCCTCGACGAGGCGACCTCGGCGCTCGATTCGGAATCCGAACGCCACGTGCAGGCTGCGCTCGAGCGGTTGATGGAAGGGCGCACGACGCTCGTGATCGCGCACCGGCTGTCGACGATCGAGCGCGCGGACCGGATCCTCGTGCTCGAAGCCGGCAAGATCGTCGAAACGGGCAGCCACGACGAGCTGCTGCGCCATGGCGGGCTGTACGCGCACCTCCACCGGATCCAGTATCAGCAGCAGGCGGCGTGA
- a CDS encoding glycosyltransferase family 2 protein, translating to MAEPTLGVALIALNAAARLAQCLDALTFADDVVVIDGGSTDDTVAIARARGARVIVERDWPGFGPQKNRALDALDTDWILSLDTDEVVSPELAQSIRAAIRAPAAQVYALDRLSSFCGQWIHHSGWYPDWVPRLFRRGTARFSDDLVHERLVFDTPAHRLPGKLMHYSYEDFETVVRKLDAYSTAGARQRRAAGQRGGFGKALARGAWAFVRTYVLRRGFLDGRAGFMIAVFNAETVYYRFLKLGHEPAR from the coding sequence ATGGCAGAACCCACCCTCGGCGTCGCCCTCATCGCCCTCAACGCGGCCGCGCGGCTCGCGCAGTGCCTCGACGCGCTGACCTTCGCCGACGATGTCGTCGTGATCGACGGCGGCAGCACCGACGATACCGTCGCGATTGCTCGCGCGCGCGGCGCCCGCGTGATCGTCGAGCGCGACTGGCCGGGCTTCGGCCCGCAGAAGAACCGCGCGCTCGATGCCCTCGACACCGACTGGATCCTGTCGCTCGACACCGACGAGGTGGTCAGCCCGGAACTCGCGCAGTCGATCCGCGCGGCCATTCGCGCGCCGGCCGCGCAGGTCTACGCGCTCGACCGGCTGTCGAGCTTCTGCGGCCAATGGATCCACCATAGCGGCTGGTATCCGGACTGGGTGCCGCGCCTGTTCCGGCGCGGCACTGCCCGCTTTTCCGACGACCTGGTGCACGAACGGCTGGTGTTCGACACGCCCGCGCATCGGCTGCCGGGCAAGCTGATGCACTATTCCTACGAGGATTTCGAAACCGTCGTGCGCAAGCTCGATGCGTATTCGACGGCCGGCGCACGCCAGCGCCGCGCGGCCGGCCAGCGCGGCGGCTTCGGCAAGGCGCTCGCACGCGGCGCGTGGGCGTTCGTGCGGACCTACGTGCTGCGGCGCGGGTTTCTCGACGGCCGCGCGGGCTTCATGATCGCCGTGTTCAATGCGGAAACGGTGTACTACCGGTTCCTCAAGCTCGGCCACGAGCCAGCCCGCTGA
- a CDS encoding glycosyltransferase family 2 protein, translated as MFSIIIPTWNNLPYLKLVVDSLRRHSAYDHQIIVHVNDGSDGTLDWVRSEGIEHTASPANIGICHAVNLAAARATRDYVVYMNDDMYCCPGWDAALVRRIEQMPTDLFMLSGTMVEPVDTRNPCVVVSDFGRDAEQFDAAGLVAATPRLARADWLGSTWPPTLVHRDWWNRIGGYSSELSPGMSSDNDFSMKFWDAGCRIFLGVGDSLVYHFQQKSTGKIVKNDGRRQFLNKWGMTQATFDRYYLHRGEPAGSRLVLDTPAVEGRLKRALLRSRIKRAFG; from the coding sequence ATGTTCTCCATCATCATCCCGACCTGGAACAACCTGCCGTACCTCAAGCTCGTCGTCGACAGCCTGCGCCGTCATTCGGCCTACGACCACCAGATCATCGTGCACGTGAACGACGGCTCGGACGGCACGCTCGACTGGGTGCGCAGCGAAGGCATCGAGCACACCGCGTCGCCGGCCAACATCGGCATCTGCCACGCGGTGAATCTGGCCGCCGCGCGCGCGACGCGCGACTACGTCGTCTACATGAACGACGACATGTACTGCTGCCCCGGCTGGGACGCGGCGCTCGTGCGGCGCATCGAGCAGATGCCGACCGACCTGTTCATGCTGTCCGGCACGATGGTGGAGCCGGTCGACACGCGCAACCCGTGCGTCGTCGTCAGCGATTTCGGCCGCGACGCCGAACAGTTCGACGCGGCCGGCCTCGTCGCGGCCACGCCGCGGCTCGCGCGCGCGGATTGGCTCGGCTCGACCTGGCCGCCGACGCTCGTGCACCGCGACTGGTGGAACCGCATCGGCGGCTACAGCAGCGAGCTGTCGCCCGGGATGAGCAGCGACAACGACTTCTCGATGAAATTCTGGGACGCCGGCTGCCGGATCTTCCTCGGTGTCGGCGACAGCCTCGTCTATCACTTCCAGCAGAAGAGCACGGGCAAGATCGTCAAGAACGATGGCCGCCGCCAGTTCCTCAACAAATGGGGCATGACGCAGGCCACGTTCGACCGCTATTACCTCCATCGCGGCGAGCCGGCGGGCTCGCGACTCGTGCTCGACACGCCGGCCGTCGAAGGGCGCCTGAAGCGCGCACTGCTACGCTCGCGGATCAAGCGCGCATTCGGTTGA
- a CDS encoding O-antigen ligase family protein, which produces MLSFSAPATRRLTAARAFAVIALCMVPVSTALTNVFCGLFAAALVISPEFWRDLRTFVTEPASLAALLILAALTASVTYTVAPHPKAWNWVAKYDKLLLVPFAVLAFRHSNWAPIVRRAWFGTLCMVLLLSTTNYLGLTAIGPAHATELPLSRAWVFKNHIAAGMFGALLFYQAADLSLSARTALSRAAFAAVAAWSLINVFVMLQGRTGQVIALLLILVVAVRFVLLLRRQSALRAGLAAGALVLAGVALVVAACTVHNGRLVKVVSEVQQYRQTDAVTSTGLRLEWYKKGLELYRVRPVIGYGAGGLEFEFEKLTAGKTAAEGQLTSNPHNEYLLMAVQLGTLGVLLFVNLIVQIARGSRALDPRSRQLLLAWLAIFAIGSLANSLLLDFAEGHLLVLLAGILIGCGARTEALPRETSAIRRSA; this is translated from the coding sequence ATGCTTTCGTTTTCCGCTCCCGCCACGCGGCGCCTGACCGCCGCCCGCGCTTTCGCCGTCATCGCGCTGTGCATGGTGCCCGTCTCGACCGCGCTGACCAACGTGTTCTGCGGACTGTTCGCGGCCGCGCTCGTCATCTCCCCCGAATTCTGGCGCGACCTGCGCACGTTCGTCACCGAGCCGGCGTCGCTCGCGGCGCTTCTGATCCTCGCAGCGCTGACCGCGAGCGTCACCTATACGGTCGCGCCGCATCCGAAGGCGTGGAACTGGGTCGCCAAGTACGACAAACTGCTGCTGGTGCCGTTTGCCGTGCTCGCGTTCCGCCACTCGAACTGGGCGCCGATCGTGCGGCGAGCATGGTTCGGCACGCTGTGCATGGTCCTGCTGCTGTCGACCACCAACTATCTCGGGCTGACCGCGATCGGGCCCGCGCATGCGACCGAACTGCCGCTGTCGCGTGCATGGGTGTTCAAGAACCACATCGCGGCCGGCATGTTCGGCGCGTTGCTGTTCTATCAGGCGGCCGACCTCTCGCTGTCCGCCCGCACCGCGCTGTCGCGCGCCGCGTTTGCCGCCGTCGCCGCATGGTCGCTGATCAACGTGTTCGTGATGCTGCAGGGACGAACCGGGCAGGTCATCGCGCTGCTGCTGATCCTTGTCGTCGCGGTGCGCTTCGTGCTGCTGCTGCGCCGCCAGTCGGCGCTGCGCGCGGGCCTCGCCGCCGGAGCACTGGTCCTGGCGGGTGTCGCGCTCGTCGTCGCTGCGTGCACGGTGCACAACGGCCGGCTTGTGAAGGTCGTGTCGGAAGTGCAGCAGTATCGGCAGACCGATGCGGTCACGTCGACCGGGCTGCGCCTCGAGTGGTACAAGAAGGGCCTTGAGCTGTATCGCGTGCGCCCCGTGATCGGCTACGGTGCGGGCGGCCTCGAATTCGAGTTCGAAAAGCTCACGGCCGGCAAGACGGCCGCCGAAGGGCAGCTCACGTCGAATCCGCATAACGAATACCTGCTGATGGCCGTGCAGCTCGGCACGCTCGGCGTATTGCTGTTCGTGAACCTGATCGTGCAGATCGCGCGTGGCAGCCGCGCGCTCGATCCGCGTTCGCGGCAGCTGCTGCTCGCATGGCTCGCGATCTTCGCGATCGGCAGCCTTGCGAATTCGCTGCTGCTCGATTTCGCCGAAGGGCATCTGCTGGTGCTGCTCGCCGGGATCCTGATCGGCTGCGGCGCGCGCACCGAGGCACTGCCGCGCGAGACGTCGGCGATCCGTCGCAGCGCGTAA
- a CDS encoding glycosyltransferase family 9 protein: MALFSSARPPRTILVAAPRRIGDVLLTTPLVRSLKARWPDAQIDMLVFRGTEGVLEHNPDVRRVIVVAQRAGFRERLRDALSMWRRYDLACAALSSDRPRFYSWFAGRRRVGLVDPNRVTWLTRMMLNGIAINHHESAHTVVSTLALAPVIGIEPVSEVVAPGIGDDPARRARFDAWLAESPAIRDGKPLVVLHPYPMFRYKQWRLEGWVEMIDWLRAQGFAIALSGGPADREREYAEQVAAEAGGDVLNLVGRLTFGESAELVRRARLFIGPDTGATHVAAATGTDTIALFGPSDPVRWGPWPQHWPATENPWALRGSARHGNVWLLQGEGDCVPCRHEGCEHHVDSRSDCLVNLGAQRVKAAAAEMLGLTALGASDVVIDTSRLHRARSD, encoded by the coding sequence TTGGCCCTGTTTTCTTCCGCCCGCCCGCCCAGAACCATCCTCGTCGCAGCTCCGCGCCGTATCGGCGACGTGCTGCTGACGACGCCGCTCGTGCGTTCGCTGAAGGCGCGCTGGCCCGACGCGCAGATCGACATGCTGGTGTTTCGCGGCACCGAGGGCGTGCTGGAGCACAACCCCGACGTGCGGCGCGTGATCGTCGTCGCGCAGCGTGCGGGGTTCCGCGAGCGGCTGCGCGACGCGCTATCGATGTGGCGCCGCTACGATCTCGCGTGCGCGGCGCTCAGCTCCGACCGGCCGCGCTTCTACAGCTGGTTCGCCGGCCGCAGGCGTGTCGGCCTCGTCGATCCGAACCGCGTCACGTGGCTGACTCGAATGATGCTGAACGGCATCGCGATCAATCATCACGAGTCCGCGCATACGGTCGTCAGTACGCTCGCGCTTGCACCGGTGATCGGCATCGAGCCGGTATCCGAGGTGGTCGCGCCGGGCATCGGCGACGATCCCGCGCGGCGCGCGCGATTCGACGCGTGGCTCGCCGAATCGCCGGCAATCCGCGACGGCAAGCCGCTCGTCGTGCTGCATCCGTATCCGATGTTCCGCTACAAGCAATGGCGGCTCGAGGGCTGGGTCGAGATGATCGACTGGCTGCGCGCGCAGGGATTTGCGATCGCGCTGTCGGGTGGACCGGCCGATCGCGAGCGCGAGTACGCGGAGCAGGTCGCGGCCGAGGCGGGCGGCGACGTGCTGAATCTGGTCGGCCGCCTGACGTTCGGCGAAAGCGCCGAACTGGTGCGGCGTGCGCGGCTCTTCATCGGACCCGATACGGGCGCGACGCACGTTGCGGCCGCGACGGGCACCGACACGATCGCGCTGTTCGGTCCGTCCGATCCGGTGCGCTGGGGGCCGTGGCCGCAGCACTGGCCGGCGACCGAGAACCCGTGGGCGCTGCGCGGCTCCGCGCGGCACGGCAACGTGTGGCTGCTGCAGGGCGAGGGCGATTGCGTGCCGTGCCGGCACGAAGGCTGCGAGCATCATGTCGACAGCCGTAGCGACTGCCTCGTCAATCTCGGCGCGCAGCGTGTGAAGGCGGCGGCAGCCGAGATGCTCGGGCTGACTGCGCTTGGCGCCAGCGACGTGGTCATCGACACGTCGCGATTGCATCGCGCGCGTTCCGACTGA
- a CDS encoding glycosyltransferase family 9 protein, translating into MANGKPTGRILVIRIDFLGDMLCTTAFLGALKQRWPGAELHVVANRYNAAALAGNPDVHTVHTYVYSRQCERNDRPGRMRAFFDRLRLVRRLRRLRFDLVVVPNGGMHRSSIRFARQLGVKDCRWHDADSEFDDRKPEHVASRPMCHEALSGFRLVPELGRTDLDGLALSVHPDRALQEAWYRLLGPRTKPRVGLFVSNKAAERRWPDDRWRDLGRRLAPFADVVVFRDPAVSADADRDTWRDVNARHVTPSSVADLVAAASLLDAIVSADSAPVHLASALGVPVAALFEDRPEKYRRWHPLGVPHVILRAGATVDAIGVDALERAVLHLLTPAGQPDDAMGGAVPVPAATLAAPGVDAIFS; encoded by the coding sequence ATGGCCAACGGGAAACCGACGGGGCGGATCCTCGTGATCCGGATTGATTTTTTGGGCGACATGCTGTGCACGACCGCTTTTCTCGGCGCGCTGAAACAGCGTTGGCCCGGGGCGGAACTGCACGTGGTCGCGAACCGCTACAACGCGGCCGCACTGGCCGGCAACCCGGACGTGCACACGGTCCACACCTACGTGTACAGCCGTCAGTGCGAGCGCAACGACCGCCCGGGACGGATGCGCGCGTTCTTCGACCGGCTGCGGCTCGTGCGCCGGCTGCGTCGCCTGCGGTTCGACCTCGTGGTCGTGCCGAACGGCGGCATGCATCGCAGCAGCATCCGGTTCGCGCGGCAGCTCGGCGTGAAGGATTGTCGCTGGCACGATGCCGATTCCGAATTCGACGATCGCAAGCCGGAACACGTCGCGTCGCGGCCGATGTGCCATGAGGCGCTGTCGGGATTCCGGCTCGTGCCCGAACTCGGCCGCACCGATCTCGACGGTCTCGCGCTGTCCGTCCACCCCGACCGCGCGCTGCAGGAGGCGTGGTATCGGCTGCTCGGGCCGCGCACGAAACCGCGCGTCGGCCTCTTCGTGTCGAACAAGGCAGCCGAGCGGCGCTGGCCAGACGATCGATGGCGCGATCTCGGCCGGCGGCTCGCACCGTTCGCCGACGTGGTCGTGTTCCGCGATCCCGCCGTGTCGGCCGACGCCGATCGCGACACGTGGCGGGACGTGAACGCACGGCATGTCACGCCGTCGTCCGTCGCCGACCTGGTGGCCGCCGCGAGCCTGCTCGACGCGATCGTGTCGGCCGACAGCGCGCCCGTGCATCTTGCGTCTGCGCTCGGCGTGCCGGTCGCCGCGCTGTTCGAGGACCGTCCCGAGAAATACCGGCGCTGGCATCCGCTCGGCGTGCCGCACGTGATCCTGCGGGCCGGCGCGACGGTCGACGCGATCGGCGTCGACGCGCTCGAGCGCGCGGTGCTTCATTTGTTGACGCCGGCCGGACAGCCCGACGACGCGATGGGCGGCGCGGTGCCGGTCCCGGCCGCCACGCTCGCGGCACCCGGCGTCGACGCAATCTTTTCGTAG